From the genome of Armatimonadota bacterium, one region includes:
- the rimO gene encoding ribosomal protein S12 methylthiotransferase RimO, translating to MATGRSNGQSPSVAVVNLGCAKNVVDAEEMLGVLAEHGYTLTADTSRADVLIVNTCGFIASAKEESLSAIRNALRWKRRRGAKVIVAGCLSQRYGQKLLEQVPEVDALIGVGQMARIHEIVERTLSQERPVVEHTPPQHRWAQTGTRVLSTAPWSAYLKISEGCDHKCTFCAIPAFRGGHVSKPLERVLAEAEDLARRGVQEVNLIAQDSTQYGLDLYGKQMLPLLLRELSEMGVFRWIRVLYCYPSRVTDAVIDVLASTPGVVPYVDMPLQHADDEILRAMMRPPGREPYLRLIRRLREANPDMTIRSTFIVGFPGETEEHFANLLSFLEEAQLDRAGVFLFSPEDGTPAEKLPNRVPSRVAQHRYDRLMRLQQRISLARNRAWIGREMEVLVETAHPAQRHLWIARSFRDAPEVDGTVLVRARNVQPGEFITVRITDATAYDLIAESTTNLPVIAGQKEEVLP from the coding sequence ATGGCGACAGGTCGTTCCAACGGACAATCTCCTTCGGTGGCGGTAGTGAACCTCGGCTGCGCCAAAAATGTGGTGGACGCCGAGGAGATGCTGGGTGTGCTGGCGGAGCACGGCTACACGCTAACCGCTGATACATCTCGCGCCGACGTGCTCATCGTCAACACCTGCGGATTCATCGCCAGCGCGAAGGAGGAGTCGTTGTCCGCCATCCGCAACGCGCTGCGCTGGAAACGCCGCCGCGGAGCGAAGGTCATTGTCGCCGGCTGTCTCTCACAGCGATACGGACAGAAGCTGTTAGAGCAGGTACCTGAGGTAGATGCGCTGATCGGTGTGGGGCAGATGGCGCGTATCCATGAGATTGTGGAGCGTACCCTGTCGCAGGAGCGCCCCGTAGTGGAGCATACGCCCCCGCAGCATCGCTGGGCGCAAACAGGTACGCGTGTGCTCTCTACCGCCCCCTGGAGCGCGTATCTGAAGATTTCTGAAGGCTGCGACCACAAATGCACCTTTTGTGCTATCCCCGCTTTTCGCGGTGGACATGTGAGCAAACCGCTGGAACGTGTGCTGGCGGAGGCGGAAGACCTCGCGCGGCGTGGCGTGCAGGAGGTCAATCTCATCGCTCAGGACAGCACGCAGTATGGACTGGACCTTTACGGCAAACAGATGTTGCCCCTTTTGCTGCGTGAGCTGTCTGAGATGGGCGTGTTCCGCTGGATTCGTGTGTTGTATTGCTATCCTTCGCGCGTGACAGATGCAGTGATAGATGTGCTGGCGAGTACGCCCGGCGTTGTGCCTTATGTGGACATGCCCCTGCAACACGCGGACGACGAGATTCTGCGGGCGATGATGCGTCCACCGGGCAGAGAGCCTTACCTGCGCCTGATTCGCCGTCTGCGCGAAGCGAACCCGGACATGACCATACGCAGCACCTTCATCGTGGGCTTCCCGGGTGAAACGGAGGAGCACTTCGCCAACCTGCTTTCGTTTCTCGAGGAGGCTCAGCTGGACAGAGCAGGGGTATTCCTCTTCTCGCCGGAGGACGGCACGCCTGCCGAAAAGCTACCTAACCGCGTGCCCTCTCGTGTCGCTCAGCACCGCTACGATCGACTGATGCGCCTGCAGCAACGCATTTCGCTGGCACGCAACCGGGCGTGGATTGGGCGCGAAATGGAGGTGCTGGTGGAAACCGCGCACCCAGCCCAACGCCATCTCTGGATAGCCCGCTCCTTCCGCGACGCGCCAGAGGTGGACGGGACAGTGCTCGTGCGGGCAAGGAACGTCCAACCGGGTGAGTTCATCACTGTACGAATTACCGACGCTACCGCCTACGACCTGATAGCCGAAAGCACTACTAACCTGCCGGTGATTGCCGGACAGAAGGAGGAGGTTTTGCCGTGA